Genomic DNA from Pseudomonas helmanticensis:
TCACCGCATGTACAACTCGCAACTACCAACGGAAGGTAGCCAGGCGCCACAAGGAGCTTCCATGGGGCCGAGCGCCAGCGATTTCGGACAAAGGATCGAGCGCCACGGCAATGAACGAATCCGCCTGCTGCTAAAGAGTTTCGGCCTGCGCACCAGCCTGATTCGTCTGAAGGTCATCGACGCGCTGTTGAGCGCTGCGCATGGCAATCGTCGCCTTGGCGTG
This window encodes:
- a CDS encoding fe2+ zn2+ uptake regulation protein, whose translation is MYNSQLPTEGSQAPQGASMGPSASDFGQRIERHGNERIRLLLKSFGLRTSLIRLKVIDALLSAAHGNRRLGVRGVHSQLLDLDIPLSFLSVREVLKRLCAEGVITINADKSYSLHPQAAAILDNE